The Arachis hypogaea cultivar Tifrunner chromosome 16, arahy.Tifrunner.gnm2.J5K5, whole genome shotgun sequence genome contains a region encoding:
- the LOC112755473 gene encoding exocyst complex component EXO70A1, producing the protein MAGSANLNGDSRIENLISARKSLKLSLEKSRSLGLALEKAGPRLEEIGQRLPSLEAAVRPIRADKDALVAVGGHINRAVGPAAAVLKVFDAVHGLEKSLLSDPRNDLAGYMAVLKRLEEALRFLGENCGLAIQWLEDIVEYLEDNTVADERYLANLKKALKNLRELQNDEEKARLDGGLLEAALDKLENEFRQLLTENSVPLPMAAALGDQACIAPSPLPVSVIHKLQAILGRLKANNRLEKCISIYVEVRSSNVRASLQALNLDYLEISVSEFNDVQSIEGYIGQWGKHLEFAVKHLFEAEYKLCNDVYERMGLDVWMGCFSRIAAQAGILAFLQFGKTVTESKKDPIKLLKLLDIFASLNKLRLDFNRLFGGAACAEIQNLTRDLIKSVIDGAAEIFWELLLQVELQRQSPPPLDGNVPRLVSFITDYCNKLLGDDYKPILTQVLIIHRSWKRQSFQEKLLVTEILNIVKAVELNLETWIKAYEDPMLTNFFAMNNHWHLYKHLKGTKLGDLLGDSWLREHENYKEYYSTIFLRESWGKLPSHLSREGLILFSGGRATARDLVKKRLKKFNEVFDEMYGKQSGWVMPERDLREKTCQLIVQAVVPVYRSYMQNYGPLVEQEASSTKYAKYTVQKLEEMLSCLYRPKPVRHASLRGRQFSGKYGNGMPDLRRTASAVV; encoded by the coding sequence TTCGCGCCGATAAGGATGCTCTGGTGGCCGTCGGCGGCCACATTAATCGCGCCGTTGGTCCTGCGGCCGCGGTGCTTAAGGTATTTGATGCCGTTCATGGCCTTGAAAAGTCGCTCTTGTCGGATCCGAGAAATGATCTGGCTGGATACATGGCGGTGTTGAAGCGCCTTGAGGAGGCACTGAGGTTCTTGGGAGAGAATTGTGGGTTGGCAATTCAATGGCTGGAGGATATAGTGGAGTATTTGGAGGATAACACGGTTGCGGACGAGAGGTATCTCGCGAATTTGAAGAAGGCGTTGAAGAATCTTAGGGAGTTGCAGAATGATGAGGAGAAGGCGCGGCTTGATGGCGGGCTTTTGGAAGCTGCATTGGATAAATTGGAGAATGAGTTCCGCCAGCTCTTGACTGAGAATAGTGTGCCGCTTCCAATGGCGGCTGCGCTTGGTGATCAAGCGTGCATTGCACCATCGCCTTTGCCAGTATCTGTTATTCACAAGTTGCAAGCTATTCTTGGTAGACTGAAAGCTAATAATAGACTTGAGAAGTGCATATCGATTTATGTTGAAGTCCGTAGTTCTAATGTGAGAGCCAGTTTGCAGGCTCTCAATTTGGATTACCTTGAAATTTCGGTGTCTGAATTCAATGATGTGCAGAGCATAGAGGGGTATATAGGGCAATGGGGAAAACATTTAGAATTTGCAGTGAAACATTTGTTCGAGGCCGAGTATAAGCTTTGTAATGATGTATATGAGAGGATGGGGCTCGATGTTTGGATGGGTTGTTTTTCGAGGATAGCTGCGCAGGCTGGTATACTAGCATTTCTTCAATTTGGGAAGACTGTCACGGAGAGTAAGAAAGACCCCATTAAACTTTTGAAGTTGTTGGATATTTTTGCGTCTTTGAACAAGTTGAGGCTTGATTTCAACCGTCTATTTGGAGGAGCAGCATGTGCTGAAATCCAGAATTTGACTAGGGATCTTATTAAGAGTGTCATTGATGGTGCGGCAGAGATTTTCTGGGAACTTCTGCTACAGGTGGAGTTGCAGAGGCAGAGTCCACCCCCTCTAGACGGCAATGTTCCGAGATTGGTGAGTTTTATCACCGATTACTGTAACAAATTACTTGGTGATGACTATAAGCCAATATTGACACAGGTCTTGATCATTCACCGAAGTTGGAAGCGTCAGAGCTTTCAGGAGAAACTTCTTGTTACTGAAATTTTGAACATTGTGAAAGCTGTTGAACTGAATTTGGAGACATGGATCAAGGCTTATGAAGATCCTATGTTGACGAACTTCTTCGCTATGAACAATCACTGGCACCTTTACAAACATTTGAAAGGGACCAAGCTTGGGGATCTCTTGGGAGATTCTTGGTtaagggaacatgaaaattacAAAGAATATTACTCGACAATCTTCTTGCGAGAGAGCTGGGGAAAGCTTCCTTCACACTTGAGTAGAGAAGGGCTGATTCTCTTCTCCGGAGGGCGGGCTACTGCTCGTGATCTGGTCAAGAAAAGGTTAAAAAAGTTCAATGAAGTTTTCGATGAGATGTATGGGAAGCAGTCAGGTTGGGTCATGCCGGAGCGAGATCTGAGGGAGAAGACATGTCAGCTTATAGTGCAAGCTGTGGTCCCTGTTTACCGGAGTTACATGCAGAATTACGGCCCCTTGGTCGAGCAAGAAGCTAGCTCCACAAAATATGCAAAATACACAGTGCAGAAGCTGGAGGAGATGCTTTCATGTCTTTATCGGCCAAAGCCTGTGAGACATGCCAGTTTGAGGGGTCGGCAGTTCAGCGGAAAATACGGCAATGGAATGCCAGATCTTCGTCGTACAGCTTCTGCAGTTGTGTAG